One Chitinispirillales bacterium ANBcel5 genomic region harbors:
- a CDS encoding DUF4416 family protein — protein sequence MGSIQKPLNVKLFMGIMYHKRMNLKEILQEICEEFGQQDRFLGPVDFEWSHYYEQEMGKDLLKYYTTFSTPIDRDQLPSIKLFTNQLEAKWAKNECRAVNIDPGYIARDKLVLASTKDFYHRLYLSDGIFGEVTLHYRKGVFRYFSWTYPDYKEPKIVNFLEMARADLVHDLRNQG from the coding sequence ATGGGAAGTATTCAAAAACCATTGAACGTTAAATTGTTTATGGGTATCATGTATCATAAGCGAATGAATTTAAAAGAAATACTTCAGGAAATCTGTGAGGAATTTGGACAGCAGGACCGTTTTTTGGGTCCCGTTGATTTTGAGTGGTCTCACTACTATGAACAGGAAATGGGAAAAGACCTGCTAAAATATTATACCACCTTTTCGACTCCAATTGATAGAGATCAACTCCCTTCAATAAAACTTTTTACGAACCAGCTTGAAGCTAAATGGGCTAAAAATGAATGCAGAGCGGTAAATATCGACCCCGGATACATCGCAAGAGATAAACTGGTACTGGCTTCAACCAAAGATTTTTATCATCGTTTGTATCTCTCAGACGGGATTTTTGGCGAAGTGACTCTTCATTACAGAAAAGGTGTTTTCAGATACTTTTCCTGGACCTATCCTGATTACAAGGAACCAAAAATCGTAAATTTTCTCGAAATGGCCCGCGCTGATCTTGTTCATGATCTAAGAAACCAGGGTTAA
- the ispF gene encoding 2-C-methyl-D-erythritol 2,4-cyclodiphosphate synthase gives MYISSIGQDSHRFETEDVSKPLILGAIKIPQSPGLSGNSDADVVLHAITNAISGISGVNILGKVSDDLCLKEGIKDSKVYLQKALQTLENTIINHVSISIECKKPKLSDHISEMKKSVAQLLSLPVSSVGITATTGEGLTGFGKGEGIQALVILSAQKCS, from the coding sequence ATGTACATAAGTTCAATAGGTCAGGATTCACACCGGTTTGAAACAGAAGACGTAAGCAAACCCCTCATACTTGGAGCAATAAAAATCCCACAAAGTCCGGGGCTAAGTGGAAACAGTGATGCTGATGTTGTCTTACACGCAATAACTAATGCTATATCGGGAATTAGCGGTGTAAATATACTTGGCAAAGTAAGTGATGATTTATGTCTTAAAGAAGGCATAAAAGATAGTAAAGTTTACCTTCAAAAAGCTCTCCAAACATTAGAAAACACTATTATCAACCATGTATCAATATCAATTGAATGTAAAAAGCCTAAACTTTCAGATCATATTTCAGAGATGAAAAAATCTGTAGCACAGTTACTATCACTACCGGTTAGTAGTGTAGGTATCACCGCTACAACAGGAGAGGGACTTACCGGTTTTGGAAAAGGTGAGGGGATACAGGCTCTTGTTATTCTCTCAGCTCAAAAGTGTAGTTAA